TGGTCATGCAGCGGCCTGCAAAGCCGTGTACGCCGGTTCGATTCCGACTCCCGCCTCCAAAATTCAAAAGCCCTGACTTGTCAGGGCTTTTTCTTTTTGTCGCCAGGGTTTTCGCTTGAAGACTTCGGACTGCGATACTTTTTCTTGCCGACCTCGCGACTTCGCGACCTCGGCGGCAATCGCATCGACGTCGGCGAATCCGTCACCCGCGACGGAATGTCGGTGGCTCAAAAGCCAAGCTGCCTGACGAACGCATCGACGGACCTCGACCACATTTTTCCGCCGTAGGTGAGCAGCAAATGGCCGTCATGGCCGGGCAGGTCTTCCGTGTGAACGAATTGTGCGGGACTGCCCGCTGCGGCGAATGCATCGAACCATTGCCTAGGCGCGTCGGGCCCCCAGTACTGATCGTTGTGCGCGTAAAGCCAGAGACCGGGGATCTTCGTTGTCTTGCCGAATTCGCCGTAGACGGTCTTCATTTGCTCGGGATCGCAACTGTGCCCCGGGGCGCGCTCGGGCATGCCGCCCGCGCCACCCGAGAAGTTGATGTAACCCATCACGCCGGGTGGGTTGGTCGCAGCCGTCGCCACCGTGGTGAAGCCGCCGACCGAGCGGCCTTCGAGCACGATGCGATCCTTGTCCGCCCACGGTTGTGCGCGAACCCACTTTACCGCCGCAAGGTTCGCTTGCGCCGTGACCTTGCTGAGCTTCTCGAAGTCGGGGCGGCGTGTGCACCGACCCTGCATGTCGAACGACGCGCCCGAGTTCTCCCGATCCGGCCCGCCCGTCGCGCCATAGCCCACGCGAACCGGTGCGACGATGGCGAAGCCCTTGGCGAGCCAGTAGCGCACATGTCCCTTGGGAATCGGTTGACTGAGCTTGGCCCGCACGAGGGCGTCGGAGGCGCGGCCGTGTTCGAAGATGAGCACCGGGAACGGCCCGTTGCCCACGGGCCTGTAGACCTCTGTGTGCATGGCCACATCGCCACCGAAGGTGCCCGCACCTGACACCACGATGGAGACGATTTCCGGTGTGGGATCTGCGGCAGCCGCCGGTGCAGGCGTTCCCGCTTCGGTGGCGGCGTCGTCGCTGGCGGCCATCGCCGTCGACGCGCCGCAGAAGGGCGTCGTCAGAAGAAGCG
This window of the Pandoraea fibrosis genome carries:
- a CDS encoding alpha/beta hydrolase family protein; this translates as MTRLIARSRFCAGTLCALLLTTPFCGASTAMAASDDAATEAGTPAPAAAADPTPEIVSIVVSGAGTFGGDVAMHTEVYRPVGNGPFPVLIFEHGRASDALVRAKLSQPIPKGHVRYWLAKGFAIVAPVRVGYGATGGPDRENSGASFDMQGRCTRRPDFEKLSKVTAQANLAAVKWVRAQPWADKDRIVLEGRSVGGFTTVATAATNPPGVMGYINFSGGAGGMPERAPGHSCDPEQMKTVYGEFGKTTKIPGLWLYAHNDQYWGPDAPRQWFDAFAAAGSPAQFVHTEDLPGHDGHLLLTYGGKMWSRSVDAFVRQLGF